Proteins found in one Primulina eburnea isolate SZY01 chromosome 16, ASM2296580v1, whole genome shotgun sequence genomic segment:
- the LOC140817030 gene encoding zinc finger protein ZAT10-like, protein MALEAFDSPTAPTTSSHFDTNPTLSNLESWTKGKRSKRPCSVDERHEPTEEEYLALCLIMLARGGGGPSTASTSAAASQINKNLQPLTRPPPLPPVINSAGPVKLVYKCSVCDKAFGSYQALGGHKASHRKLSGGDHEQSTTSATTTTTTTNSAAGSGKTHECSICHKCFPTGQALGGHKRCHYEGGAATNHATARTGSSGVTSSEGVGSTITHRDFDLNLPALPEFWPGFGSGTEDEVESPHPAKKSRLSLPLKLEIF, encoded by the coding sequence ATGGCGCTTGAAGCTTTCGACTCACCCACCGCTCCTACGACCTCCTCTCACTTCGACACCAACCCCACTTTAAGCAATCTTGAGTCTTGGACCAAAGGCAAGCGATCCAAGCGTCCGTGCAGTGTCGACGAACGTCACGAGCCCACCGAAGAGGAGTACTTGGCTCTTTGTCTTATTATGCTCGCTCGCGGCGGTGGCGGACCATCCACGGCTTCTACTTCTGCCGCTGCGTCACAGATTAATAAGAACTTACAGCCTCTGACTCGTCCTCCACCGCTTCCGCCGGTTATTAATTCCGCCGGACCAGTTAAATTGGTCTACAAATGTTCCGTCTGTGACAAGGCATTTGGATCCTACCAAGCTTTGGGGGGGCACAAGGCCAGCCACCGCAAACTCAGCGGGGGGGATCATGAGCAATCAACTACCtcagccaccaccaccaccaccaccactaaCTCCGCTGCAGGAAGCGGTAAAACCCACGAGTGCTCGATTTGTCACAAGTGTTTCCCCACAGGGCAGGCCTTGGGAGGCCACAAGCGCTGCCACTACGAAGGTGGTGCGGCAACCAACCATGCAACCGCTCGCACGGGAAGCAGCGGGGTGACGTCATCGGAAGGTGTGGGCTCCACGATCACTCACAGGGACTTCGATTTGAACTTGCCCGCTTTGCCGGAATTCTGGCCGGGTTTCGGCTCCGGGACTGAAGACGAAGTAGAAAGCCCCCACCCCGCCAAGAAATCCCGTTTATCGCTGCCGTTGAAGTTGGAAATATTTTGA
- the LOC140816462 gene encoding LOB domain-containing protein 37-like: protein MSCNGCRVLRRGCSDQCILRPCLDWIETPQAQANATLFVSKFFGRSDLMFFISAVPQHRRPALFQSLLFEACGRSVNPVNGAVGLLSTGNWHICQAAVNTVLSGGSLRPLPVGVLPLKADEELGVKLMVHGTNGIAISEYPPWGDGGENTASFGSGLSEISPETGRDKVKKNIGNKEPKLLNFLHDKN, encoded by the exons ATGAGCTGCAATGGATGCAGAGTTCTGAGGAGAGGGTGCAGCGATCAATGCATACTGAGGCCGTGTTTGGATTGGATCGAAACCCCACAAGCCCAAGCCAACGCAACCCTTTTTGTGTCCAAATTCTTCGGCCGCAGCGACCTCATGTTCTTCATCTCCGCCGTCCCACAACACCGTAGACCCG CTCTGTTTCAATCCCTGCTGTTTGAGGCGTGTGGGCGTTCCGTGAACCCAGTGAACGGGGCGGTGGGGCTGTTATCCACCGGAAATTGGCACATCTGCCAGGCGGCAGTGAATACAGTTCTCTCCGGTGGCTCTCTGAGGCCGTTGCCCGTCGGAGTCCTGCCTTTGAAAGCTGACGAAGAACTGGGTGTTAAGCTCATGGTGCATGGAACCAACGGCATCGCCATATCAGAATATCCACCATGGGGTGATGGCGGGGAGAATACGGCGTCGTTCGGGTCCGGATTATCGGAAATATCGCCGGAAACAGGAAGAGATAAGGTTAAGAAGAATATTGGCAACAAAGAGCCAAAGCTGCTCAACTTTTTGCATGATAAAAATTGA